The segment GCCCCGCGGCCGCGCCCGAGGCCCCGGCCCCGGAACCCGACCCGACCGCCGCCCCGGGCGAAATCCCGGATTAGACCGCAAGTCAAGGACGTTTCATGCCGTTTGACCGCCGTCTGGTTTTTTCCGTCAACTGGCCCCTGCTGGGGCTGACCGCCCTGTTGTTCGGGGTCGGGGTGCTCAACCTCTACTCGGCCAGCGGCTTCCGCATGGGCGACGAACTGTCCCTGCAGCCCTATTACAACAAGCAGCTCATCTGGGGCCTGGGCGGGCTGTGCTGCATGCTGGCCATGGTGCTTTTCGACTACAAGCACCTGGCCACCATCGCCTGGCCCCTGGCCATTTTCGTGGCCGTGCTGCTGGTTATGGTGCTCGTTTTCGGCAAGACCGTGTCCGGGGCCAAACGCTGGCTGCCCATCGGCGGCTACGCCTTCCAGCCGAGCGAGCTGGCCAAGATCGCCATGCTTCTTCTGGCCGCCAAGATCCTCTCCAAACGCTCGGAGCGCATGGGCTGGATCGATCTGGCCGGCATTCTGGCCGTTTCGCTGCCCATGGCCGGGCTCATCATCGTCGAGCCGGACCTTGGCACCGGGCTCAACGTGCTCCTTTTGGTGTGCGGCCTGATCCTCTACCGGGGGCTCACCGGGCCCGTCTTCAAGACCCTGGCCATCGCCGGGCCGATCCTCATCCCCTGCGGCTGGTTTTTCCTCAAGCCGTACCAGAAGGGGCGCATCCTGACGCTCTTCGACCCCCAGCGCGATCCGCTCGGCGCGGGCTACCACATCATCCAGTCCCAGATCGCCATCGGTTCGGGCCAGATGTGGGGCAAGGGCTTTTTGGAGGGCACGCAAAGCCAGCTGCGCTACCTGCCGGAAAAGCACACCGACTTCGCCGTGGCGGTCTTCGCCGAGGAGTGGGGCTTTATCGGGGCCATCGCCCTGCTGACGCTTTTCTGCCTGTTTCTGCTGCAATTCTACGTCACGGCCAGGAACGCCAAGGACCGTTTCGGCAGCTATCTGGCGGCCGGGGTCTTCTTCTATTTCTTCTGGCAAATCCTCATCAATATGGGTATGGTGCTCGGCATCATGCCGGTCGTTGGCATCCCCTTGCCGTTTATCAGCTACGGGGGGAGCGCCACCATCGTGAACTTCACCCTCGTGGGCATCGTCGTCAACGTCTCCATGCGGCGCTTTCTGTTCAAGAAAGGCTAGCGACGGAGACCTTGCGACGCGCGGGGGTGGTCCGTCGCGCCGGCAGCCGGAGGACCACCGTGGGCAAGCACGACATCAACGCCTTTTTGGGGGCCGGAACGTCCTTTGTCGGGCGGCTGGCCTTTGAGGGCGTGGTGCGCATCGACGGGGCGTTCGAGGGCGAAATCGTCTCGTCCGGAACCCTTATCGTGGGCAAGGGCGCGCGGGTCGCCGGCCGGGTCGAGGTCGGACGGCTGGTGTGCGGCGGCGAGGTCGCGGCCGAGGTCACGGCCACGGTGCTGGTGGCCGTGCACGCCACCGGGCGCATGGCCGGGACGGTGCGCACGCCGGCCATGTCCCTCGAGGAAGGGGGACGCATCGAGGGCGAGGTGGCCATGGGCGAGGCGAACGATATTCGCCCGGATCAGGGAAACGGACCGGCGGCGCTGTGCGGCGACGAAGTCGCGCCGCAGGGGGTATGAGGCTGGCATAACAGGCGTTGTGCGGCTTTTCCGTCGTATCGCGGTTTCCCTTTTTGGCAAAAAGGGCTGGACAGGCCGGCCTAAATCCGCTACTGCCGCTTGCTGACTTTGCAAAAATTTTCACAACCTCCCGGAGGGTGCCGATGATTGACCTAAACGCAACGTTTTTCGTCCAATTCGTCAATTTTCTGCTCATCCTGATCCTGCTTAACGTCATCCTCATCGGGCCCATCCGTCGCATGCTCAAAAAGCGTGCGGCATTCATCGCCTCCCAGGTGGACGGCATCGACTCCTTCACCGCCTCCGCCGACACCAAGCTCAAGGACTACGAGGCCGCCCTCGACGCGGCGCGCCAGGCCGCCACGGCCGAGCGCGTGGCCATGAAGGAAGAAGGCCTGTCCAAGGAAAAAGATCTGCTCGACGCCGCCGCGGCCGATGCCGCCGCGACGATGAAGGCGGCACGGGGCGACATCGCCGCGCAGACCGAAGCGGCCCAGAAGGCGCTTTCGGCCAAGATATCCGGACTGGCTTCCAAGGCTGTTGCCAAGGTGCTCGCGGCCTAGGTTTCGGGGGGTTCACGTGGATTTCTCAAGGAAAGGGAGGGTTCAATTGAAAAAGCTCCACCTCATCGCCGCCGCTGTCCTGGTGCTCGGCGTGGCCGCCGTGGCCTACGCCTCCGGGGAGGCCGCGCACGGCGCGGAAGCGGCGCATCACGGGCTTAACTGGAAGGATTTCCTGTTTCGCGTGGTCAACTTCGTGCTGGTCTTCGGCGTGATCGCCAAGCTGGCCGGCAAGAAGATCGTGGGTTTCTTCCGCGGCCGCACGCAGCAGATTGAAAACCAGCTGTCCGACCTTGACGCGCGCAAGGCCGACGCCGCCAAGCGTCTGGCCGACATCGAGGCCTCGATCAGCAACCTGGCCGCCGAGAAGGCCGCCATCGAGCAGGAGTATCGCCGTCAGGGCGAGGCGTTGCGCGACTCCATCGTTGCCGCCGCCGAGGCCAAGGCCGTCCAGATCAAGGCTCAGGCCGCCACCGCCGCCGAAGCCGAGGCCAGGGTGGCCGTGCAGCAGATCCGGGCCGAGCTGGCCGAGTCCGTGGTGTCCGCCGCGGCCGCCATGCTGGAAAAGAAGCTCTCGGCCAAGGACCAGGAAAAGCTTGTGGATGAATACTTAACAAAGGTGGTGTTCAATTGACCGGCAACATCGTCGCGCGCCGTTACGCCAAGGCGCTCTTCGCGCTGGCCAAGAAAGCCGGCAAGAAGGCCCCGGCGGAGTACGGCAAGGACCTGGAGGCCTTTGCCGCCATCCTTGAGGCGTCTCCGGACCTGCTTAAGGTCTTCGCCAATCCCGTCATCGCCGCCGAGGACAAGAAGGCGGTGCTGGCCGGCGTGGTGGGCAAGCTTGGCCTTAAGCCCAATGTCGTCAACTTCCTTTCGCTTCTGGCCGACAAGGAGCGCCTGCCCATCATCCTGGAAGTGGCCGCCTACTACCGGTCGCTTTTGGACGAGACGGAAGGGGTGCTGCGCGGTGAGCTCGTCACCGCCTACGCCCTGGCCGACACCCGGCAGGACCAGATCAAGACCAAACTCGAAAAGCAATCCGGCAAAAAGCTGGTGCTGTCCTTCGCCGTCGATCCCGCCATCCTCGGCGGCGTGCTCCTCAAGGTCGGCGACAAGGTGTTGGACGCGAGCCTTCGCGCCCAACTTGAAATATTGAAAGAACAAATCAAGAGGGGTGAGTAGGGCCATGCAAATCAAAGCGGAAGAGATCAGCCAGATCATCGAACAGCAGATCCAAAACTACGAGTCTCGCGTGGAAATGAGCGAGACCGGCACGGTGCTGTCCGTCGGCGACCAGATCGCCCGCGTCTATGGCGTGAAAAACGCCATGGCCATGGAGCTGCTGGAGTTTCCGGGCGGCGTCATGGGTCTGGTGCTCAACCTGGAAGAGGACAACGTCGGTGTGGCCCTTCTCGGTGAGGACACCCACATCAAAGAGGGCGACCCGGTCAAGCGCACGGGCAAGATCTTCTCGGTGCCCGTCGGCGAAGCCGTCGCCGGCCGCGTCATCGACCCCCTGGGCAACCCCATCGATGGTCTCGGACCCATCGATGCCAAGGAAACCCGCGAGGTCGAAATCAAGGCTCCCGGCATCATCGCCCGTAAGTCGGTCCACCAGCCCATGTACACGGGGCTCAAGGCCATCGACGCCATGACGCCCATCGGCCGCGGTCAGCGCGAGCTGATCATCGGCGACCGTCAGACCGGCAAGACCGCCGTCTGCCTCGACGCCATCCTGGCCCAGAAGGGACAGGGCGTGTACTGCTTCTACGTCGCCATCGGCCAGAAGAAGTCCACCGTCGCCCTGGTCGCCGAGACCCTGCGCCGCTACGGGGCCATGGAATACACCACCATCATTTCGGCCACCGCTTCCGAGCCGGCCTCGCTGCAGTACATCGCCGCCTACTCCGGCTGCACCATGGCCGAGTATCACCGCGACAGCAGCCGCCACGCCCTCATCATTTACGACGATCTTTCCAAGCAGGCCGTGGCCTATCGCCAGATGTCCCTGCTGCTCCGCCGTCCTCCCGGACGTGAGGCCTACCCGGGCGACGTCTTCTACCTGCACTCCCGTCTGCTGGAGCGCGCCGCCAAGCTGTCCGACAAGCTCGGCGCCGGGTCGCTGACCGCCCTGCCCATCATCGAAACCCAGGCGGGCGACGTGTCGGCCTACATCCCGACCAACGTCATCTCCATCACCGACGGACAGGTCTACCTCGAGCCGAACCTGTTCAACGCCGGCATCCGCCCGGCCATCAACGTCGGTCTGTCCGTCTCCCGCGTCGGCGGCGCCGCCCAGGTCAAGGCCATGAAGCAGGTCGCCGGCACGTTGCGCCTCGACCTCGCCCAGTACCGCGAGCTGGCCGCCTTCGCCCAGTTCGGTTCCGACCTGGACAAGGCCACGCAGCTCAAGCTCAACCGTGGCGTGCGCATGGTCGAACTCCTCAAGCAGCCCCAGTACAAGCCCATGGCCGTTGAAGAGCAGGTCATCTCCCTGTTCGCCGGCACCCGTGGCTTCATGGACGACGTCCCGGTCGAGGCCGTGGGCAAGTTCGAGATCGCCATGCAGGAGTACTTCCACAACGCCAAGAGCGACATCCTGGCCGAGATCCGCGAGAAGGAAAAACTTGACGACGGGCTGATCGCCAAGCTCGGCGCGGCGATCGAAGAGTTCAAGAAGGGCTTCAAGGCCTAGCCGGCGCGTTGATCGAAAACAGAAGCTTGTTTTTGTCAACGTCACGACAGGCCTAAAGGGGGAGCCATGCCTGCGCTCAAAGACGTCAAGGTTAAGATAACTGCGGTCAAAAAGACCAAGCAGATCACCAAGGCCATGAACATGGTGGCCTCGGCCAAGCTGCGAAGCGCCCAGGCGCGCATCGAGCGGTTTCGCCCCTACGCCGACAAGTTTTACGAAATGCTCGGCGAACTGGCCAAGGGGGCCGATCCCTCGGTGCATCCGCTGCTCGAAGCCCGCGAGGAAGTGAAGACCGTGCTTTTGCTCGTCGTCACTTCGGATCGCGGCCTGTGCGGCGCCTTCAACCATAACATCACTTCGGCGGCGCTCAAGCTCGCCAGGGCCAAGGCCGCCGAAGGCAAGACGGTCAAGATCATGTGCGTCGGCCGCAAGGGGCGCGACACCTTCCGGCATACGGAGTTCGAGACCGTCGCCGCCTACGTCAACGAGATGAGTTCCTTCGACTTCACCCTGGCCTCGCGCATCGGCGCCGAGGTCATCGGCGGCTACGTCGGCGGAACCTACGACGAAGTGATCATGGCCTTCGGCAAGTTCGTAAGCCTTGCCCGGCAGGAAACCACCCTGCTGCCGGTTTTGCCCCTGTCCCCGGCCGAGGCCGGCGAAGAGGCGGCGGAGCCGGCCGGGCCCAAGGCCGAGTACATCTACGAACCGTCGGTGGAGGGCCTGCTTGCCGAACTCCTGCCCCGGTTCATCAATGTCCAGATCTACCGCGGCCTGCTCGATACTTCCGCCAGCGAGCACGCTGCCCGCATGCGGTCCATGGACAACGCCACCAGGAACTGCGACGACCTCGTCAGCTCGCTGACCCTGGTCTACAACAAGGCCCGGCAGGCGGCCATCACCAAGGAACTGATGGACATCGTCGGCGGTTCCGAAGCACTCAAGGGATAACCAAGGGGGCACCATACAATGAGCGCGACAAGCGGAAATGTCGGAAAAATCGTTCAGGTCATCGGCGCCGTTCTCGACGTCGAATTTCCTGAGGGCAAACTGCCGAGCATTTTGAATGCTCTGGAAATCAAAAACCCAAACAACCCCCATGCCGAAGACCTCGTGGTCGAAGTGGCCCAGCATCTCGGCGACAACGTCGTGCGCTGCATCGCCATGGACTCCACCGACGGTCTGGTGCGCGGCATGGAAGCCAAGGACACCGGCGCTCCCATCAGCGTCCCGGTCGGCAACGGCACCCTTGGCCGCATCCTGAACGTCGTCGGTCGTCCGGTGGACGAAATGGGCCCGATCGAGGCGACCGCCTCCCTGCCCATTCACCGTCCGGCTCCGCCCTTCGTGGACCAGTCCACGAGCATCGAACTGCTCGAAACCGGCATCAAGGTCGTCGACCTGCTGATCCCCTTCCCCAAGGGCGGCAAGATGGGCCTGTTCGGCGGCGCCGGCGTCGGCAAGACGGTTATTCTCATGGAGCTGATCAACAACATCGCCAAGCACCACGGCGGCCTCTCGGTCTTCGCGGGCGTCGGCGAGCGCACCCGTGAGGGCAACGACCTCTACAACGAGTTCAAGGAAGCCGATATTCTGGGCAAAGCTTGCCTTGTTTACGGCCAGATGAATGAGCCCCCCGGAGCCCGTTCGCGCGTCGCCCTGACCGGCCTGACCTGCGCGGAGTACTTCCGCGACGAGGAAGGCCAGGACGTGCTGCTGTTCATCGATAACATCTTCCGGTTCACCCAGGCCGGTTCCGAGGTGTCCGCGCTTCTCGGCCGTATGCCTTCCGCGGTCGGCTACCAGCCGACGCTCGGCACCGACCTCGGCGCCCTGCAGGAACGCATCACCTCCACCAAGAAGGGTTCCATCACCTCGGTGCAGGCCGTTTACGTGCCCGCAGACGACTTGACCGACCCCGCGCCGGCCACGACGTTCTCGCACCTTGACGGCACGCTGGTCCTCTCGCGTCAGATCGCCGAGCTCGGCATCTACCCCGCGGTGGACCCGCTCGACTCCACGTCGCGCATCCTGGACCCGCAGGTCCTTGGCGCGGATCACTACGGCACGGCCCGAGAAGTCCAGCAGATCCTGCAGAAGTACAAGGACCTTCAGGACATCATCGCCATCCTGGGCATGGACGAGCTCTCCGACGAGGACAAGCTCACCGTGTCCCGGGCCCGTAAGATCCAGCGTTTCCTGTCGCAGCCGTTCTTCGTTGCCGCCCAGTTCACCGGCAAGGAAGGCCGCTACGTGAAGCTCGAGGACACCGTCAAGGGCTTCAAGGAAATCATCGAGGGCAAGCACGACGAGATCCCCGAGGGTGCCTTCTACATGGTCGGCGACATCAACGAGGCCGTTGAAAAGGCCACGAAGGGTTAAACGTCATGGCCCAACTTCTCCTTGAAATCGTCACTCCGGACAAGCTCGTCTTGTCCCAGGACGTGGAGTATGTGGGCGCGCCGGGTCTGCTTGGCGAATTCGGCGTTATGGCCAACCACATCCCGTTTCTGTCCGCCCTTGGCATCGGTAGCCTGATGTACAAGGCCGGCGGGAAGGCTCACTACATCTTCGTTTCCGGCGGCTTTGCCGAGGTTTCGGGGAACAAGGTGACCGTCCTTGCCGAGGTGGCCGAGCGCCCCGAGGACATCGATGTGGAACGCGCGCGCAGAGCCCAGGAACGGGCCAAGCAGCGCCTGGAACGTGAACGCGAGAAGGTCGACTTCGCCCGGGCCCAGGCCGCCATGCAGCGTGCCTTCTACCGGATGAAGGTGCGGGAGACCGCCGGCTCCTTGGCGTCCACGGCCCACTAGTCGCAGACGCGAAACGACATGTAACACGGGCGCGGCCATTTGGTTGCGCCCGTTTTTTTTGCCCTCGCCTCGCCGCTTTTGTCCGGGTGCGTTTCCTGGTAGATTGGCGCCCGTCGGGGGGAAAGGGGAAGGTATGGCGAAATCGCTCTTGCTCGAAATCGTGACGCCGGACCGGCTGGTGCTGCGGCTTGACGTTGCATCCGTGACCGGGGCCGGCACGGCGGGCGCGTTTACCGCGTTGCCCCTGCATATTCCGTTTCTCACGTCCTTGACGGTCGGCTACCTGTCCTACCGCGTTGCCGGGGTGGTGAACTCCGTTTTCGTCTCCGGCGGCTTTGCCGATGTCACGTTTGACAAAGTCCTCGTTTTGGCCGAAGCGGCCGAACTGCCCGAGGAAATCGACGTGGACCGCGCCAGGAAGGCCCGGGAACGCGCTGCGGCCCGCCTCGCCGTCGAACAGCGGGAAGACATAGATTATGCCCGGGCCAAATCGGCCCTGCAGCGGGCGATCTTGCGCATCAGGCTGCACGAGCTCGGCAAGAGCGGCCTGGGACCACGCACGGGCGCCTAGCGTCGCCGGCCGCGAGCGGCCTGTTTTCGCCCGTGCCTTCCGGCGCGGCGCGTACATTTTTGCCTGACGGCGTTTGGAGATACGCATGAACGAGCGCATTGGCGCGTTGATTCTGGCGGCGGGAAAGGGGACGCGCATGAAAAGCGACGCCCCGAAAGTGCTCAAGACCCTGCTTGGCGAGCCCATGCTTTGGTATGGCGAGCGGGCCATGGCCGCCCTTTTGGGCGAGCGGGTGCTGACCGTCATCGGGCACCGCGCCGAAGCGGTCGAGGCCGCGTTTCCCGACCTCGCCGGCCGGTTCGTGCTCCAGGCCGAGCAGCTCGGCACCGGCCATGCCCTGTCCGTGGCTATGCCGCGCCTTGTGGACGAAGGCTACACGCATGTGCTGGTGGCCAACGGCGACGCGCCGCTGGTGACGGCCGAAAGCCTGGGCGCGTTTATCAAGGAAGCGCTCGACGCGGCGGCGGATGTCGCCTTCGTGTCCATTGAACTGCCCGATCCCGGCGCGTACGGCCGGGTGGTGCGCCAGGGCGGGGGCGTGCGCATCGTCGAGGCCAAGGATTACGATACGTCGCGTGACGGCCCGGCCACGGGCGAAATCAACGCCGGCGTGTATTTGCTGCGGCTGGAGGCGATCGCGCCGCTTCTGGCCAAATTGCGTAACGACAACAAAAACGGCGAATATTACATCACCGATCTGGTGGCGCTCGGCGCGGAAGCGGGGCTTGCCGTCCTGGCCGTCAACCGGGGCGACGATCCGGCCTATCTCGGCATCAACAGCCCCCGCGAACTGGTCGCAGCCGAGGAGGCGCTGCGCCGCCGCATCGTCGACGCCCATCTCGACGCCGGCGTGGTCGTCCGGGCGGCGGAGGCGGTGCGCATCGGCCCGCGCGTGACCATCGCCCCCGGCGTGGAACTGTGCGGCCCGCTGGAGCTTTACGGCGACACCAGCCTCGCGGCCGGGGTCACGGTCTGGTCACACTGCGTCCTCGCCCGCGCCGCAATCGGCGAAAACGTCACCTTGCATTCTTTTTGCCACTTGCAGGACGCGCGCGTGGCGGCCGGCTGCCAGGTCGGTCCCTATGCCCGGCTGCGCCCCGGAGCGCGGCTTCTGGAAGGGGCCAAAATCGGCAATTTCGTGGAAATGAAGAAATCGACCCTGGGGCCGGGCGCCAAGGCCAGCCATCTCACCTACCTGGGCGACGCCGACGTCGGGGCCGAAGCCAATATCGGGGCCGGCACCATCACCTGCAATTACGACGGCGTCAACAAACACAAAACCGTCATCGGGGCCCATGCCTTCATCGGCTCCAACAGCGCCCTGGTCGCGCCCGTGACCATCGGCGACGGGGCCCTTGTCGGGGCCGGTTCCGTGATTACTTCCAATGTGCCGGACGGGGCTTTGGCCCTGGGGCGCGGCAGGCAAGTGACAAAGCCGCGCAAATAAGATGACGGCTTGATTTTGGGACTGTTCGGGCGTAGATGGAAGCCATGGACATTTTCGATACGCTTGAGCAACGCGTGGAAGAGCTTGTGGCCCTCAAGAAGGCCTTGGAAGAAGAGAACGCGACGCTTCGGGCCGAGGTGGCCAGGCTTTCCGAAGAAAAGAAGGCCGTGGCCGAAAGGATCGACGGACTCCTGGCCAAGCTCCAGGTCGAACTGGAGCCGTAACCTCCCGATCGACGTCATATCAGCCGGGACGGCTGCGGGGTGTCGATGCCCAGTTATAATGTGTCCATTTTGGGCTTTGAGCTGTCTTTCAAGACGGACGCGCGCGAGCGGCGCGTCGAATCCGCCAGGGAACTGGTGGAGCAACGCTGCAACAACATGTTGAAGGCGGGCGGGAAAACTCTCGGTAAGGAGAAATTGCTGGCCTATGTCGCCTTGGGTCTGGCCGACGATGTGCTCATGTCTAACCAGCGGCTGACCGACCTCGAAACCCGGGTCGGGGCGCTGCTGACCAAGATAGATTGATTGCCGCCGTGTGGCGGCTGTTGGAAAGTTCCCTGGAGTGTGCGTGATTGTTGATTTATTTTTGAGCCGATACTCAAAAATAGGATGCCGCGACGTGTGGCTGGTGTGCGTGCCCGGCTGCGACCGGGTGGCCTGAAGGTCAAACAGGGGCGTCCGCCTTGGTTGCCAAGGTTCAAAAGAATTGACGACACGGCGCTCCGGGGCTTTTACATAAACCAGGCAAAGCGCGCCGGCGGCGCCCAAAACCGCCCGCAAGCCTCCCTGGAATCGCGCCAAACCCCTTGCGGCACGCTGCGGGCCGTTTCACGGATTTGAAAAAAAATCCGATCCCTTGCTTTTCGAGTCCCTTCCTCTCCCCGCTTCGGGAGAACCTATGGAATTCTCGACCATATTCATGGGAATTGTGGGCGTGGGACTCGGTCTGCCGGCCGGTTACTACCTCGACAAATGGATTTCCCAAAAAACCCTCAACGAGGCCAAAAGCCTGTCCGACCGCATCCTGGACGAAGCCCGCAAGGAAGCCTCCGCCCATAAGAAGGAAGTCGTTCTGGCCGCCCAGGACGAACTGTTCCGCCAGAAGCAGGAGCTGGAAAAGGAGTTCCGCGACAAGATTGCTTCCGTGGAGGACAAGGAGGAGCAGGTGCTGCGCCGTCGTGAGCGCCTGGAGGAAAAGCAGGAGCTGATCGTCCAGAAGGAATCCGAAATGCTGGCCACGGAAAAGCGCCTGACCGCCAAGGAGCGCGAGCTCGACGAGAAGGGCGAGGAACTTTCCCGGCTGGCCGTCGAACACGACAAGCGGCTCCAGGAGATTTCCGGGCTGACCATGGAGGAGGCCAAAAAGCGGCTCATGGACGAAATCGAGTCCAAGACCCGCCACGAGGCCGCCCGCATGATCCGCCAGATCGAGACCGAGGCCAAGGAAACGGCGGACAAAAGCGGCAAGAAGATCCTGGCGCTCGCCATCCAGCGCTATGCCGGCGATTTCGTGGCCGAGCAGACCGTCACCGCCGTGACGCTGCCGTCCGAAGAGATGAAAGGCCGCATCATCGGCCGCGAGGGCCGCAACATCCGCGCCCTGGAAGCCGCCACCGGCGTGGACCTCATCATCGACGACACGCCCGAGACCGTCATCCTTTCCGCCTTTTCGCCGCTCAAACGCCAGATCGCCAAGATGGCCCTGGAACGGCTCATCACCGACGGCCGCATCCATCCCGCCCGCATCGAGGACATCGTCCACAAGTGCGAGCAGGAACTCGACGTCAAGGTGCGCGAAATCGGTGAGCAGGCCACCTTCGACACCGGCGTCCACGGCATCCATCCCGAGCTCGTGCGCCTTCTCGGCCAGCTCCAGTACCGCACCAGCTATTCCCAGAACGTGCTCCAGCACTCCCTGGAAGTGGCCTCTCTGGCCGGCATCATGGCCGCCGAACTGAACCTCGACGTCAAGCGGGCCAAGCGGGCCGGGCTGCTGCACGATATCGGCAAGGCCGTGGACCACGAGATCGAAGGCCCCCATGCCCTTATCGGCGCGGACCTGGCCAAGAAATACGGCGAACCCGGCGACATCCTCCACGCCATCCAGGCCCACCACGAGGACGTGCCGCCCAAGTCCGTTCTGGCGACCCTGGTCCAGGCGGCGGACAGCCTTTCCGGCGCGCGTCCCGGCGCGCGCAAGGAGCTGCTTGAAAGCTACGTCAAGCGCCTGGAGGAGCTCGAGAACCTGGCCACGGACTTCGACGGCGTGTCCAAGGCCTACGCCATCCAGGCCGGCCGCGAGATCCGGGTCATGGTCGATTCCGAGAACGTGGACGACGACAAGACGTTTCTTTTGTGCAAGGACATTGCCAAGCGCATCGAGGACAACCTGACCTACCCCGGCCAGATCCGGGTCACGGTCATCCGCGAGAAGCGGGCTGTCGGCTTCGCCAAATAGGCGGGCTTTTTCGTGTCGGGGGCGCGTAAGCGCCCCCTTTGTTTTGCGGCATCGAAAATACGTCGGCAAGCCGCGGTCCATGGACACGCCCGATCCCCGCGCCCAGGCGGACGCGGCCGGCGTTGCGGGCGAGATTCTCCGACCCCGGCCGAAGGGAGCGGCCCGCCGCATGCGCATTCTTTTTCTGGGCGATATCGTCGGCCGGCCGGGCAGAAGCATCGTCTTCGAACGGTTGGGCCAGGTCCGGCGCGACCTGTCCCTCGATCTGGTCGTCGCCAACGGCGAAAACGCCTCGGGCGGCATCGGACTGACGGCCAAGGCGGCCCGGCAGTTGCTTGACGCCGGCATCGACGTCCTGACCGGCGGCAACCATATCTTCCGCCACAAGGACATCCTGCCGGTGTTCGCGAGCGA is part of the Solidesulfovibrio fructosivorans JJ] genome and harbors:
- the rodA gene encoding rod shape-determining protein RodA, which encodes MPFDRRLVFSVNWPLLGLTALLFGVGVLNLYSASGFRMGDELSLQPYYNKQLIWGLGGLCCMLAMVLFDYKHLATIAWPLAIFVAVLLVMVLVFGKTVSGAKRWLPIGGYAFQPSELAKIAMLLLAAKILSKRSERMGWIDLAGILAVSLPMAGLIIVEPDLGTGLNVLLLVCGLILYRGLTGPVFKTLAIAGPILIPCGWFFLKPYQKGRILTLFDPQRDPLGAGYHIIQSQIAIGSGQMWGKGFLEGTQSQLRYLPEKHTDFAVAVFAEEWGFIGAIALLTLFCLFLLQFYVTARNAKDRFGSYLAAGVFFYFFWQILINMGMVLGIMPVVGIPLPFISYGGSATIVNFTLVGIVVNVSMRRFLFKKG
- a CDS encoding bactofilin family protein encodes the protein MGKHDINAFLGAGTSFVGRLAFEGVVRIDGAFEGEIVSSGTLIVGKGARVAGRVEVGRLVCGGEVAAEVTATVLVAVHATGRMAGTVRTPAMSLEEGGRIEGEVAMGEANDIRPDQGNGPAALCGDEVAPQGV
- a CDS encoding F0F1 ATP synthase subunit B family protein yields the protein MIDLNATFFVQFVNFLLILILLNVILIGPIRRMLKKRAAFIASQVDGIDSFTASADTKLKDYEAALDAARQAATAERVAMKEEGLSKEKDLLDAAAADAAATMKAARGDIAAQTEAAQKALSAKISGLASKAVAKVLAA
- a CDS encoding F0F1 ATP synthase subunit B family protein, yielding MKKLHLIAAAVLVLGVAAVAYASGEAAHGAEAAHHGLNWKDFLFRVVNFVLVFGVIAKLAGKKIVGFFRGRTQQIENQLSDLDARKADAAKRLADIEASISNLAAEKAAIEQEYRRQGEALRDSIVAAAEAKAVQIKAQAATAAEAEARVAVQQIRAELAESVVSAAAAMLEKKLSAKDQEKLVDEYLTKVVFN
- a CDS encoding F0F1 ATP synthase subunit delta; translation: MTGNIVARRYAKALFALAKKAGKKAPAEYGKDLEAFAAILEASPDLLKVFANPVIAAEDKKAVLAGVVGKLGLKPNVVNFLSLLADKERLPIILEVAAYYRSLLDETEGVLRGELVTAYALADTRQDQIKTKLEKQSGKKLVLSFAVDPAILGGVLLKVGDKVLDASLRAQLEILKEQIKRGE
- the atpA gene encoding F0F1 ATP synthase subunit alpha, translating into MQIKAEEISQIIEQQIQNYESRVEMSETGTVLSVGDQIARVYGVKNAMAMELLEFPGGVMGLVLNLEEDNVGVALLGEDTHIKEGDPVKRTGKIFSVPVGEAVAGRVIDPLGNPIDGLGPIDAKETREVEIKAPGIIARKSVHQPMYTGLKAIDAMTPIGRGQRELIIGDRQTGKTAVCLDAILAQKGQGVYCFYVAIGQKKSTVALVAETLRRYGAMEYTTIISATASEPASLQYIAAYSGCTMAEYHRDSSRHALIIYDDLSKQAVAYRQMSLLLRRPPGREAYPGDVFYLHSRLLERAAKLSDKLGAGSLTALPIIETQAGDVSAYIPTNVISITDGQVYLEPNLFNAGIRPAINVGLSVSRVGGAAQVKAMKQVAGTLRLDLAQYRELAAFAQFGSDLDKATQLKLNRGVRMVELLKQPQYKPMAVEEQVISLFAGTRGFMDDVPVEAVGKFEIAMQEYFHNAKSDILAEIREKEKLDDGLIAKLGAAIEEFKKGFKA
- a CDS encoding F0F1 ATP synthase subunit gamma, producing MPALKDVKVKITAVKKTKQITKAMNMVASAKLRSAQARIERFRPYADKFYEMLGELAKGADPSVHPLLEAREEVKTVLLLVVTSDRGLCGAFNHNITSAALKLARAKAAEGKTVKIMCVGRKGRDTFRHTEFETVAAYVNEMSSFDFTLASRIGAEVIGGYVGGTYDEVIMAFGKFVSLARQETTLLPVLPLSPAEAGEEAAEPAGPKAEYIYEPSVEGLLAELLPRFINVQIYRGLLDTSASEHAARMRSMDNATRNCDDLVSSLTLVYNKARQAAITKELMDIVGGSEALKG
- the atpD gene encoding F0F1 ATP synthase subunit beta, giving the protein MSATSGNVGKIVQVIGAVLDVEFPEGKLPSILNALEIKNPNNPHAEDLVVEVAQHLGDNVVRCIAMDSTDGLVRGMEAKDTGAPISVPVGNGTLGRILNVVGRPVDEMGPIEATASLPIHRPAPPFVDQSTSIELLETGIKVVDLLIPFPKGGKMGLFGGAGVGKTVILMELINNIAKHHGGLSVFAGVGERTREGNDLYNEFKEADILGKACLVYGQMNEPPGARSRVALTGLTCAEYFRDEEGQDVLLFIDNIFRFTQAGSEVSALLGRMPSAVGYQPTLGTDLGALQERITSTKKGSITSVQAVYVPADDLTDPAPATTFSHLDGTLVLSRQIAELGIYPAVDPLDSTSRILDPQVLGADHYGTAREVQQILQKYKDLQDIIAILGMDELSDEDKLTVSRARKIQRFLSQPFFVAAQFTGKEGRYVKLEDTVKGFKEIIEGKHDEIPEGAFYMVGDINEAVEKATKG
- a CDS encoding F0F1 ATP synthase subunit epsilon, which codes for MAQLLLEIVTPDKLVLSQDVEYVGAPGLLGEFGVMANHIPFLSALGIGSLMYKAGGKAHYIFVSGGFAEVSGNKVTVLAEVAERPEDIDVERARRAQERAKQRLEREREKVDFARAQAAMQRAFYRMKVRETAGSLASTAH
- a CDS encoding F0F1 ATP synthase subunit epsilon translates to MAKSLLLEIVTPDRLVLRLDVASVTGAGTAGAFTALPLHIPFLTSLTVGYLSYRVAGVVNSVFVSGGFADVTFDKVLVLAEAAELPEEIDVDRARKARERAAARLAVEQREDIDYARAKSALQRAILRIRLHELGKSGLGPRTGA